The following is a genomic window from Chitinophaga caseinilytica.
GATGGCCGGAAAGCGACGTTCTTCTACACGGCAGACGACCGTGTCGATTTCCGTGAACTTATTAAAGTGTATGCCTCCGAATTCCGTGTGAAGGTGGAAATGCGCCAGATCGGCGCCCGCCAGGAAGCAGGGAAAGTAGGTGGTATCGGCTCTTGCGGCCGCGAATTGTGCTGCTCCACCTGGCTGACCGATTTCAAATCGGTGAACACGACTGCAGCCCGTTACCAAAACCTCTCCATCAACCAGGCGAAGCTTTCCGGCCAGTGCGGCCGTCTGAAATGCTGCCTCAACTACGAACTGGATACCTACCTCGACGCCCTGAAAGATTTCCCCGACGATTGCGATGTGATCGAAACCTCCACAGGCAAAGCCTCGCTGCAGAAAAGGGACATCTTCAAGAACCTGATGTGGTACTCCTATGACAACAGCAACAAACAATACCCCCTCACCATCACCCGTGTGAAGGAAATCCGCCAGCTCAATACCCAGGGCATCCGTCCGGATGAGCTGAAGGCGGTGGAAGTGGTATCGTCCAAGCCGAATAAGGAAGCCGATCTCGGGTTTGCCGACGTGGTAGGCCAGATCAGTCTCCGCTCCCTCGAAAAAGCGTCCCAGAAGCGCAAGGCCAAAAGCCGCGAAAAGCAGAAGGAACAGCAGCAGCAGAAGGAGAACAAAGGCAAGGGTGGCGATCAGAAACCCCGTGAACAACGGCCCGACAATCGCGGCGGAGACCAAAAGCCACGCGAAAACCGCGGAGACCAGAAACCCCGCGAGCCCAGGCCGGACAACCGCGGCGGCGATCAGAAACCCCGTGAACAACGGCCCGATAACCGCGGCGGCGACCAAAAGCCACGCGAAAACCGCGGTGATCAGAAACCTCGCGAACAACGGCCCGACAATCGCGGCGGCGATCAAAAACCCAGGGAACCCCGTGAGCCCCGCGAAAACCGTGGCGACCAGAAACCCAGGGAACCCCGCGAAAACCGCGGCGGCGATCAAAAACCCCGCGAACCTCGTGAGCCCCGTGGCGACCAAAAGCCAAGAGAACCCCGCGAAAACCGCGGCGGAGACCAAAAGCCCGGGGAGCCCCGCGGCGATCAAAAGCCCCGTGAGCCCCGCGAAAACCGCGGTGGGGAACAAAAACCCCGCGAACCGCGCGAGCCCCGTGGCGACCAAAAGCCAAGAGAGCCCCGCGAAAACCGTGGCGGCGATCAAAAGCCCAGGGAACCCCGCGAGCCGAGGCCCGAAAACAATCAATAATTTTCGAGTAACTTCGTATACAAGAGAGACGCATTCCGGTGCGTCTCTCTTTATTGTACCATGATCGGATTCCCACCCCGATATAGCACCTACGCTTCTCTCTCCCACCGCAGCACGGAGGAACGGCTCGTCCTTTTCTGGCTCGCCGCCGAAAGCCTCGAATGGGAAGTAGGCACCGCTACCCCCGATAGCCTCACCGCTTTCACCCACTTCAGCCTTAAATCGTGGAACGAACAGGTCAGCATCGACTTCTCCCAGGAAGAGATCGAACTGTTCAGCGTATCTACCGGCGTGCAGGTCCTCGATTTCGGGCGCAACCGCCAGAACGTGATCCGCCTGCTGAGGGCGCTCCATTCCATCGACGCCGCCATTGCACCGGAAGAACTGGAAGCAGCGATCCTCGAGCGCCGGCACCTCATCCGTCCGGAAGGGGAAACGGTCCACCTCACGCGGAGCCGAAGGGTCGTGAACGGTTTCACGCAGGTGTTCAAGCCGGTGAAAGGCTATTTCGTGACACCGATCCTCATCGTCCTCAACGCCCTCATCTTCCTCATTACCACCAACAAATGGCTGTTCCCGCAAAGCAGCGGCTGGACGCCCGCCGGCGAAGCACTCAACGCCGTGGGCGCCAACTACAAGCCGCTCACGCTCTTCGGTGAGCCATGGAGGCTGGTTTCGGCCGGGTTCCTCCATGCCAACGGCTTCCATCTGTTCTTTAATATGTACGCGGTGATGATGTGCGGCATTTACCTGGAGCCCCTCCTCGGAAGGGCCCGGTTCGCCCTCGTTTATCTCCTCACCGGCATCGGCGGCGCCCTCGCCGGGCTTTGGTGGTACGATATCACGCCTTCCCTCGGCGCATCCGCTTCCGTTTTCGGGCTGTTCGGGTTCATCCTCGCCCTGCTGCTGCATAAATTCATCGAGCCGCGCGAGCGGAAAGCCCTGCTCGTCAGCATCGGGATTTATCTCGTCATGAACCTCGCTTCCATCTTCTTTTCCACCAATTACGACCATGCCGCGCATTTCGGCGGACTGTTCTGCGGATTGCTCATGGGACTTTTATGGCTTCCCGGCCTGCGCCCCACCGCTTCCGCGAACCGGAAAACGGGCTTCACCGTGCTGGGACTGGCCGTTTGCGGGGCCATCTTCTCCGCCGCGTATTTCCTTGCCCCGCGCGATGTGAATGTTTACCTGGAAAAAAGGACCAAAATGGACGAGAATTACCTCATGGCTTCCGGCGCCTATACCGCCCGCACCAACGAGGAAAGGATGAAATGGCTGAAGAATTACGCCATTTATTATATGGACGAAAACCTGCGCATTATGGACGAGGTCGACAAACTCCACCTGGCACAGGATTCCCGCAGGCAGAACCGCATCCTGCGCAAGATTTACACCACGCAGAAACAATTGTTCGTCTGGAATTATAAAACGCTGTCTGAAGGAAAAAACCCCTACGACACGGAGATCCTCCGCGCGCTCAAGCAACTCGACAGCCTCCAGCAGCAGCTGGATTACTAGCGATTACTTCTCTTCCTCGAAATACAATTTGTAGTAATTCATGCTCCGCTCTTCGTCGTAGCCCCGCTCGATCATTTCGCGGTTGCCGTGCACATACACGTGAAAGTTGCGGTCGAGCTTGAGGATGCTTTTGAAGAATTTCTGGCCTTTTTTGAAAGCCGGGTTGCTGATCTCGAATTCGTCGGGCACGTCGAGCTTGTATTCGTCGCGGTAATGATCGCGGTACTCGCGGAAGGCGTCTACGGCATCGGGGTGGCCAAGCACTTCCTCCGCAAATTCCTCCATTTTGAATTCTTCCTTCTCTTTGAAATAGGTGGCGGATTTTTTCAGTAGCTCGATCTGGTCGATCCGGTTCATTTCGAACTCTTCCGGCAGTTTTTTCTGGATGAACTGCTGGCAAAGGTCAACCATCGTTTCGGTTTGATGGTAGCTGTCTGCGCGGCGCTCCACCTGCAGGAACGCGTCTTTCCAGTACACGGCCTCCTGTTTGCTGTTGCTGTCTACGATGCTGACCTTGAACCCTTCTTCCGACTCGATATTGAAAACGAGGCAGCCTTTATCGAGTTTGTTGATGTTGATACCGTCGTCGTAATTCAGTTGGTAGTTTTCGTCGTTGAGGAACACTTTCAGGTAGGTATCGCGGGTTTCCGACTTGAAAATCCCGATCGCTTCCACCTCTTCGCCGTCTACCTGGCATTTCGAGAAATGGGTGATGTACAGTTCCCCGCCCTTGATTTTGGGGTGGGTGGAATGTTTGTAGAGGTGTTTGGCGATGTTGACGGACTGTTCCTGGAAGTTGTCTTTATTTTCGAAGATGAGGCTGCAGTATTTGTACACTTCATTGAGCTGGATATCGGCTTCGTGGGTGAAGCGGAAATATTCGGCCATGTTGGCGAATGGCTGGATGAAGTAGCTGAGGAGCAGGGTGCCGATGGTTTCGTCCTGCAGTTCGAGCGGTTGCTGCGAAAGCACGAGGGGCTCGTCGTTATTGCCGTTGCCCACCTTATGGATCGTGAGCAGTTCCAGGTCTTTGATATCCGATACGTGAATCATACGGGCTGCAAATTAGGGGCATTTCCCATTTTCCGTCAAAAAAATTAATTTACCGGTATGAAACGCCTGATCACTGCGCTATTGACACTGTCTGCCACCGTGGCCCTCGGCCAGAAAGCCCAGATCCCCTACGTTGCCCGCGACCTTACGAAGGAAAACATGTTTTCCACCAATATCGAAGGCCCGAATTTCGACGCCCGTGGCCAGCTGTACGTGGTGAATTTCAAGCACGACGGCACCGTGGGCCTCATCAGCACC
Proteins encoded in this region:
- the ricT gene encoding regulatory iron-sulfur-containing complex subunit RicT; its protein translation is MSDSLAPFDILEVSFNNGSRKDFFRNSTKQQFEKGEMVAVEGISGFDVGMVNLTGELVKLQMKKRRVEDTPEVKKVLRRASNDDMHRMSENKNRERDALIKARAIARNLGLEMKLAEVEIQADGRKATFFYTADDRVDFRELIKVYASEFRVKVEMRQIGARQEAGKVGGIGSCGRELCCSTWLTDFKSVNTTAARYQNLSINQAKLSGQCGRLKCCLNYELDTYLDALKDFPDDCDVIETSTGKASLQKRDIFKNLMWYSYDNSNKQYPLTITRVKEIRQLNTQGIRPDELKAVEVVSSKPNKEADLGFADVVGQISLRSLEKASQKRKAKSREKQKEQQQQKENKGKGGDQKPREQRPDNRGGDQKPRENRGDQKPREPRPDNRGGDQKPREQRPDNRGGDQKPRENRGDQKPREQRPDNRGGDQKPREPREPRENRGDQKPREPRENRGGDQKPREPREPRGDQKPREPRENRGGDQKPGEPRGDQKPREPRENRGGEQKPREPREPRGDQKPREPRENRGGDQKPREPREPRPENNQ
- a CDS encoding rhomboid family intramembrane serine protease, giving the protein MIGFPPRYSTYASLSHRSTEERLVLFWLAAESLEWEVGTATPDSLTAFTHFSLKSWNEQVSIDFSQEEIELFSVSTGVQVLDFGRNRQNVIRLLRALHSIDAAIAPEELEAAILERRHLIRPEGETVHLTRSRRVVNGFTQVFKPVKGYFVTPILIVLNALIFLITTNKWLFPQSSGWTPAGEALNAVGANYKPLTLFGEPWRLVSAGFLHANGFHLFFNMYAVMMCGIYLEPLLGRARFALVYLLTGIGGALAGLWWYDITPSLGASASVFGLFGFILALLLHKFIEPRERKALLVSIGIYLVMNLASIFFSTNYDHAAHFGGLFCGLLMGLLWLPGLRPTASANRKTGFTVLGLAVCGAIFSAAYFLAPRDVNVYLEKRTKMDENYLMASGAYTARTNEERMKWLKNYAIYYMDENLRIMDEVDKLHLAQDSRRQNRILRKIYTTQKQLFVWNYKTLSEGKNPYDTEILRALKQLDSLQQQLDY
- a CDS encoding nucleoid-associated protein, producing the protein MIHVSDIKDLELLTIHKVGNGNNDEPLVLSQQPLELQDETIGTLLLSYFIQPFANMAEYFRFTHEADIQLNEVYKYCSLIFENKDNFQEQSVNIAKHLYKHSTHPKIKGGELYITHFSKCQVDGEEVEAIGIFKSETRDTYLKVFLNDENYQLNYDDGININKLDKGCLVFNIESEEGFKVSIVDSNSKQEAVYWKDAFLQVERRADSYHQTETMVDLCQQFIQKKLPEEFEMNRIDQIELLKKSATYFKEKEEFKMEEFAEEVLGHPDAVDAFREYRDHYRDEYKLDVPDEFEISNPAFKKGQKFFKSILKLDRNFHVYVHGNREMIERGYDEERSMNYYKLYFEEEK